CACGGCGAATCCAGCGTCCAGGCCGCCCGGCTGATCGCCTCCTACGAGGGGATCGAAGAGACGCCGGTGGTGAGTCTCGCGGACGGACTCGAGGGGTGGGACGGTCCGGTCGAGAACGGCGAGTGATCGTGTCACTCGCGGGGCGAGTGGAGATCGACCGACAACGCCGTTGTGATGCATAAACAACTCGTTTCTGCCCCGTAGTCGACGAGAGCGTTGATCTCGAGAGCCATCGATCCCCGATAGTTCGACCACCGATCCCGGGGCAATGTGGGTGGACGCAACCGCGACAAACCGCCAATACTTTTCACCCTCCCCCAGTCACTCCCGGACGAGTCGTCGTGAGCCTCCGAGCCCTGTTGCGCAAGGAACTGCGCTGGAGCAAGCACAACGTGGCCGCGCTGGTCGTGTTGTTGCTGATACTGCCCGCGACCGCCGGGTACGCCAGCGTCACGTTCCAGCACGTCATCCCCCAGGAAGCCCCTGTTGCGGTCGTCCCGGCCGACGAGACGACCGACGACGGGAGTCTCGAACTCGTCGACGCCGCGGCCGTCACGTTCGCCCAGCCGGTCAGATACGACTCGAAAGCGCCGGCGATGGACGCGCTCCACCGCGAGCAGGTCTATGCCGTGATCACCGTCCCACCCGGGGTGTTAAACGACTCTCGCGAGTCACAACTCACCCTCACCGTCGAGGGGAGTATGGTCCTGTTCGAGCACCCCTCGAACGCGATGGTGAACATACTCAACTACCGCTTGCAGTCGAGTACGTCAACGTCAATCACTGTCCAGCGGGAAGTCGTCGGCGAATCGCGCTCGCTCTCGGAATATCTGATCCCGATCCTGCTGGTCGCGACGCTGACTTTGTTCGCGTTCACGTACGTCCCCTACAATCTGGCCAGCGAGTCGCGGGCGATCCGGCGCATCCGGACCGACTCCTCGCTGGAATCGGTCGTTACGGCGAAGTTGCTCTACTTCACGCTGTTGATGCTGCTCCCGATCGTGACCTTCGGGTTCGTCACGTGGGCGCTCGGATACGCGATCACGCCGATATCGGCCGGGATCGTCGTCGCGCTGTTGCTGTCGTTTCTCTCGATGGCAGCCGTCGCGATGGCGATCATGTTCGTCACTCGATTCGGGACGACCGGCCGGTTCCTCTCGGTGACTGTCCTGTTCGGGCTGGTCGCGTTCGGCGGGCTGATCTATCCGGCCGGCTTCTTCTCGCCGGTTCGCAAGGAGATCGTCAGGTCCATCCCGTTACACTACACGACGATCATCGTCCGCAGCGAGATGCTCAAGGACGTTCCGCTTCGGCTGTACGCCGATTACTTCGCGCTGCTCGGTGCGACCGCGCTCGCGTCGCTGGTCGTGCTGGAGGCGGCGATCGTGTTCTACCGGAGGGGTGACTGACCGTGACCGACCGATTCCGCGTCGAGAATCTGACAAAAGATTACGGCCCGGTTGTCGCCGTCGACGGCGTCGACCTGTCGATCGAACCCGGCGTCGTCCACTGTCTGGCCGGGCCGAACGGGTCGGGCAAATCGACGCTTCTGGGCGTCTTGCTCGGACTCGTCCGGCCGACCGAGGGGACCGTCGTCCGGCCCGCGAGTGATCGAGTCGGCGCGAGCTTCCAGGAACCGGCCTTCTACGACGACCTCACCGTCCGGGAGAACCTCGACGTGTTCCGCGCGCTGGCCGGCGATCCGGCCTTCGAGTGGGTGCAGGAGGTCATCGGGGTATTCAACCTGTCGCGCGTGCTCCACCGCCGGGCCGCCGAGTTGTCGGGCGGGTACAGCAAGCAACTCGATCTGGCGCTCGCGCTGTTGAACGAACCCGATTTCCTGCTGCTTGACGAACCGCTTGCGGATCTCGACGATGTCACCCGTGAATCGCTCGTCGCGTTCCTCGAACGGTACGCGGCCGAGGGCAACGCCGTCGTCGTTTCGAGCCACCGAATCGACGCGTTCGCGCCCGTCCTCGACCGCCTGACCGTCATGTACGAGGGGGAGATCGTTCTCGACGGCCAGCGCGAGGAGATCGACGGGACCGAGACGATCAGGCGCGTCTATCGCGAGGCCATCGCGGAGAACGACAAAGAGAGATAGCGGAGATCAGGCCTCGACGGGCCGGTTCTGCTTTCGCGTGACGTAGCCCGCGATCCGGTTGCGAACGCCCTTCGACTCGATGTTGGTCAGTTCCGCGACGAGTTCCTTGTTGTGCTCGAAGTCCGAGCCGAAGGCGTCGGGATACTTCTCCATCAGGATCGTTGCCGTCTTCTTGACGTAGGCCGGTTTGATCGCCATGTGGGCCCACGTAGCCGGACAGTGCTCAAAAAGGATTCGAAGCGACACTGGTCTGACGGGGACTACCATTCGGCTGTTCGCACAGAGGAACTACCATTCGGCGTTCGCGCGCACGACCTCGAACGCCTCGTTCTCCGGTTCGCCGCCGCAGGTCTCGACGACGCCCTCGAAGTAGTCGAGTCGCTGTCGAAGTCGGTCCTGATCGTAGGCATCGACGCCGAGCCGCGAGGCCGCGACCGTCGCCTCGATGACGGCGTAGTAGCCGCGGTTCGTCGTCCGGACACCCCGGTGCTCGATCCGACTCTCGACCGGGTGCAGCGCCCAGTCGACCCACTCCGTGCCGCCGTCGGTCCCGCTCGCTCGTCGCTCGGGTTCGACCTCGACCCAGGCGTCCGCGCTCGGCAGGATCGGATCGCGCTCCTCGCGGACCGTCAGCGCCGCCTCGGCGAACGCGACCGGATCGGGCGCGAACTGAACGTACCCCCGGCCGCGCTCCTTGAAGTTCCGCCGCGTCCGAGTCGCGCCCCAGGTGCGAGCCGTCACCGGGTCGCCGGCGTGCACGCCCAGCGCGGCGACGTTCCACCGGTCGTTCGGCCCCCGGGTGGTGACGATCGACTCGGTCACGCCCCGGAGGTCGACCGGCCACGCCGCCGAATCACCGCTCATATCTCCAGTCCCTCCTCGAGGGCGACGAACAGCCCCGCAGCGACGATGTCGGCCGTCGTCCCGGGGTTGATCTCTCGCTCGATCAACTCCTCGGCCAGCGCGTCCGCGTCTTCCTCGCCCGTCAGGACGGCCCGCGCGCGCTCGCTGACGCGCTCGGCGGTCGCCTCGTCGTGGTTGATCGCGACGAACGTGTCCGGCTCGTCGGCCAGCAGCTCGAGGAAGACCCGCGCCGCGCGGTCCGCGACCGACCCGTCGCGTTCCTGCAGGCGCTCGGCCGCACCGAAACTCCGGGGAAACCCCTCGGTCCACTCGCGGGCGACGCCGTCGCGGTCGGCCGACCGTTCCATCACGCCCCCGAGCGTCAGCCCGCGTGCGTGAAGCGTTGGCACGGCGTCGCTTCCGCGGCGAACGTCGAGGTCGTCCATGTCGGCCGGCGGGTCGTCGACGGCGACGGCGACGTGCTCGAACGCCCGATAGAAGCCCGCCGCGTCGGTGACGGTCGTCGATTCGACGACAGCTCGAACACCAGACGGCGAGAGGTTTCCACGACCTGCCGCGCGCGCGAGCGGCGTGAGCAACAACAGCGCGCCGAACTGCGTGTTCCCGCCGCGCTGGTCGCTCATTCCCGCGACGGCACGCTCGAAGGCCTCGCCGATCGGCGGTCCGTCGGGATCGGCAGCCAGTTTGAGGCCGGATCGGGCGCCCACAGCACCGGCGAGGAAGTGTTCGAACCGGAGGTCGGCGTATTCGCGTTCTCGGTCGACGTTGCCCGGTTTGGGCGTCCCGGCAACTTCGAGCAACAGGGCCAGTTCGGCGTTCTGGGCGATCGATCTCACAGTGACACCCCCGCGAGGTCCGAGAGCGCCCGCTCGACCGCCCGGGCGACTCGCTCGGCGTCGGCTTCGGTATCCATCGCGGTGTCGGTACGCACGACAGGCCGGTCGAGGTCGGTCCCGTCGTCGCTGTCGAGGACGAACGCGTCCACGAAAGGATAGGTCTCGGCCGTCCCCGCCGTCGAGGGGTCGCGTCCGGTCGCGGCCATCAGTTTCCCGGCCGGCCCGGAGAACACCCGGTCCTCGACGAACGGTGAGACGGCGACGACGGGGGTCGACGCCAGCGCGTCGCGGAACTCGTCCATCGCGAGCATCGGGCCGATGCTCGTGACCGGGTTCGAGGGGCCGATCACGACCGGCGCTTCGAGCGCCTCGAGCACGGCGTCGGTCGGCGTCGCCTCGTCAGCCCCTCTGAACTCGACGGTCTCGACCGGCGGCTCGCCGTCGCGGGCGACCCACCACTCCTGAAAGTGTTGGACTCCGTCGGGCGTGTGGACGAGACTCGCCACGGGATCGTCGCTCATCGGGAGGATCGGTCGCTCGACGCCCAGCGCCTCGGCCAGCGCGGCCGTCGCCTCGGTCAGCGAATGCCCTTCGTCGAGCAGTCCCGTCCGCGTGAGATGGATCGCCCGGTCGCGGTCGCCGATGTGCATGAACTCCGCGACCGCCGAGAAGCGCCGCCAGCGAGCGATCTCGCGGCCGGCCGTCTGTCGCTCGTCGGAGAGATACCGCGGGCCGCCCTCGAGACCGGCGGCATCGGCGAGCGCGTGCAGTCGCTCGTGAGTCTCGGCCGTGTCACCTTCGATCCCCCACCACGTCTCTCGATCGAGTTCGCCGCCGTCGAGGAACAGTACCGTATCTACGTCCGGGCAGACGAGATGGCCGCCGAGTTCGATGTCGTCGCCGGTGTTCGCGACGACTGTCGTCTCCCGGGGGTCGAAGACCGCGTCGGCCCCCGCGAGCAGCTTGGGCGTGCCCGTCCCGCCCGAAAGAAACGTCACCATGTTCGGGTGAAGGCGAGGCGCGAGAGAAAGGTTTTCGGCCCCGGTCTCGTGGCCACGGGCGGGCGGTCGCGGTACGCTGTCGCGTCGAACATAGCTATGAGCCTGCAACCGACGGGACGATATCGAGCGGTTTTTCATCGGTGCCGTCGAACGGCCGAGCGTGCTCTCGGTCGAGCTTCACGTCCACTCCTCGCTCTCCTACGACGGGCGCGATCCCGTCGACGACATTCTGGTACGCGCACGCGAGGCGTCGCTCGACGCGCTCGCGATCACCGATCACGACGAGTTCGACGCGAGCCTCGAGGCCGTCGAGAAGGCATCCGAATACGGTCTCGTCGGCATTCCCGGGATGGAGGTGACCAGCGCGGCGGGACACGTGCTCGCGCTGGGGATCTCCGAGGCGATCCCGAAGGGACTGCCGTTCACCGAGACGCTCGACCGGATCCACGAACAGGGCGGCATCGCCGTCGTTCCCCACCCCTTCCAGGAATCACGGAGCGGCGTGATGGCGGAGATCTCGCGCGTCGATCTCGCGCGGGCCGACGCCATCGAGGTCTACAACTCCCGGCTGTTGACCGGCTACGCCAACCGGCAGGCGCGGCGGTTCGCGCTCGAACACGGGATCCCGATGACCGCCGGGAGCGACGCCCATATCGCGGAGATGGTCGGCCGGGCGACCACCGACGTCGACACCGACGAGCGGTCGGTCGAGGCGATCCTGTCGGCGATCGCCGACGGCCGGACCAGCATCGAGGGGCGACGGACGCCGTGGCATATCAGTTTCAAACAGGCCGCCGGCGGGGCGAAACGACGCCTTCGGGCCAGACTCTCGACGCTTTTCGAATGACGCTTCACGGTGTCTCTCCGTCGGTCGTGCGCGCTGCGATCCAGCGAGGCGACCCGCTCCCCGGCACGCGCGGCTTCGCCGGCGAGGTCGACGGACTGCTCGTCCGGGACGTCCTCGGCCGGTACCCGCTCTTTGTCGATGATGAGGCGTGGGCGTTCGACCCGACCGAACTCGACGACCCGCGATCGTTCCCGGCCGGCCACGTCCGATCCCGGGAGGGGCTGGAACGGTGGGGTTCGCTCCCCGAACCGGCTCTCGCCGAACCCAGCGACGGCGTCGAAGCCGTCCGGTCGGCGCTCGAACGCGCGTTCTCGACGATCGACACGGACGGCCTCGCCATCGCCTTCTCCGGCGGGCTCGACTCGGCGCTGCTCGCGGCCGTCTTCGACGTCCCGCTGTACGTCGTCGGGTTCCCGGACAGCCACGACATCGAGGCGGCACGGCGCGGCGCGGACCTGCTCGATGCCGATCTCACCGTCGTCGAGGCCACGCACGCCGATCTCGAACGCGCCGTCCCCGAGATCGTGGCCGCGACCGGCCGGACCAACGCGATGGACGTCCAGATCGCGCTCCCGCTGTATCTGGTCGCCGAGCGCGTCGCCGCCGACGGGTTCGATCGGCTCGCGCTGGGCCAGGGGGCGGACGAACTGTTCGGCGGCTACGCCAAGGTCGCGAAGGCCCCCGAGGACCCGCGGGTCGAGAGCGATACCGTCCGGGGGGCGACTCGCGAGGTCATCGAGACGCTTCCAGACCAGCTCGAACGGGACGTACTGACCGTCCGCGCGGCCGGCGTCGAACCGGTCGCGCCGCTGTTGCACGACGCGGTCGTCGAGGCCGCGCTGGGGTTGCCCGGCGAGTTGCTCGTCGAGGGCGAGACGCGGAAGGTCGCGCTCCGGGAGGCGGCCTGGCGGTGGCTTCCCGAGGAGCTGGCGACCCGCGAGAAGAAGGCCGTCCAGTACGGCAGTCTCGTCGCGCGCGAACTCGATCGGCTGGCCCGACAGGCCGGCTTCAAGCGCCGGATGGACGATCACGTCACGCAGTACGTCGAGTCGCTGAGCCGCTGATCGGCCGTGTCGGCGCGAGCGCGACAGTCAAGGAACTGGCGGCCGAACCCCTGCTCGATGGAAGTCACGATACGCGACGCCGAACCGGAGGACGCGAGTAGTCTCGATGTCCTTCGGGCACAGGCGCTCAAGATGACGTTCGAAGACGAGTACGACCGACAGACGGTCGGTGATCTCGTTGCGACCGTCGACGAGGAACTACCGAACTGGATCGACGACGACCGATACCTCGTGGCGGTGGCCGAAACCGAAGTCACGCCCGTCTCATATGCCGTCTTCGACCGCAAGAACGGCACGATTCTGTCGATCGTGACGAGTCCCGACTACGAACGCGAAGGATTCGGGAGCGCGATCCTCGCTCACGTCGAGACCGCCGCGAACGAACACGGACACGAGTCGCTGTCTGCGGTCGCACCTCGCTCCGCACTGGCATTTTTCGAGGCGTGCGGGTTCGAAACGGCGGGCACCGCCGAGTGGCACGGCCTGCCCGGGGTCCGACTCGAGAAGTCGATCTGATAGGGTCATTAAACAATATTATTAATACTACGTCTTTCGATAGGTATTGTTTCAGTAGACGATCCTAGGTGTACGCTCGTAATATTTGCCGCCCGAAAATCGGACATCAAATCCGATCACCGTGCGATTTATGCATCTATTTCCCACATATGTATCCAGATCATGGACAGCACCGATAGAGAGGAAAACGAGAGGCTATATGATATATCAGATCAAAAGGCAAACTGCGGCGTCGGCATCACGCTCGATCTGTCGGGCGATCGAAGCCACGGGATCATCGAGGACGGGCTCGACCTGCTGGAGAACCTCGACCACCGGGGGGCGCGCGGGGCCGAGCCGAACACCGGTGACGGGGCCGGGATCTTGATCCAGAAGCCGCACGACTTCTTCACCGACGAGGTGGACGGGCTGGGCGGGTTCGACAGCTACGGGGTCGGCGTCGTCTTCCTGCCGAGAGACGCGTCGAGCGAACAGCTCCGGACGCTGATCGAAGACACAGCCGATCAAGAGGGGTTCGAGGTCGTCGCCTGGCGGTCAGTTCCGACGGACAACACCAGTCTGGGCGAGACGGCCGTGGCGACGGAACCGGACGTCGAGCAGTTCTTCGTCGAACCGCAGGCCGACCTCGAACCCGAGGAGATCGATTCCGGACTGTACGTCCTGCGACGGGTCATCGAGAACCGCGTCGAAGCCGAGCAGCCGGTCGGGAGCGACCGCTTTTACGTCTGTTCGCTCGACCGCCGCAAGGTCGTTTACAAGGGGTTGCTCACGAACGCACAGGTGCGGGCGTACTACCCCGACCTCTCGGACGAACGGGTCGTCTCGCGGCTGGCCTTCGTCCACTCGCGGTTCTCGACGAACACCCTCGGCGCGTGGGAGCTCGCCCACCCCTACCGGAACATCATCCACAACGGCGAGATCAACACGCTACGCGGGAACCTCAACTGGATGCAGGCCCGCGAATCCGAACTGGAGAGCCCCGAGTTCGAGAGCGCGGAGCCGCGCTCCGCGAACGCGAGCGGCGACGAGCCGCGAGCGATCGACAAACTCAAACCGATCACCGACGAGGACCAGTCCGACACCGCCGTCGTCGACAACGTCCTCGAGCTGCTGGTCGAGAGCGGGCGCTCGATGCCGCACGCGCTCCGGATGCTCGTCCCGGAGGCCTGGGAGCAGAACGAGCGTCTCGATCAGGACCGAAAGGAGTGGTATCGCTATCACTCGACGATCAACGAGCCCTGGGACGGTCCGGCGCTGATCGCCTACACGGACGGGTTCAGGGTCGGGGCGGTGCTGGACCGCAACGGCCTGCGACCGTGTCGGTACGTCGTCACCGGGGACGACCGGCTCGTGATGGCCAGCGAGACCGGGGCGCTTGCGGTCGAGGAAGACAACGTCGTCCACAAGGACCGCCTCCAGCCGGGCCAGCTGTTCTACGCCGACCCCGAGGAAGGCGGCGTCGTCTCCGACGAGGAGATCTTCGACCGGCTCACCGACGAAAAGTACGGCCGCTGGCTCGAGGCGAACGAGGTCCGCTTCGAGGACCTCGACGGTGGCCCCGAATCGACGCCCACGTACGTCGACGGCGATGTCACGGCCTACCAGCGGGCGTTCGGCTATACGCTGGATCACGTCGAGCACCTGGTCGAACCGATGGCCGAGGACGGGAAGGACCCGGTCGGCGCAATGGGCAACGACACGCCGCTGTCGGTGTTGTCGAGCCGGAACAAGACGCTCTTTACGTACTTCAAGCAGCTGTTCGCACAGGTGTCGAACCCGCCGATCGACTACATCCGCGAGGAGACTGTCACGTCGCTGGAGCAGCACGTCGGCCACCAGCGCAACCTGCTCGGTGAAACGCCCGCACACTGCCGTCAGCTCTATCTGGAATCGCCGGTTCTCACGCGCGAGCAGCAGGCCAAGGTCGCTGATATCGACGAAAACGGGATCGAGGCGAAGACGATTGACGTCACCTACGAAAAAGGGAAGGACCTCGAAACCGCCGTCGATGAGATTCGCGAGGAGGCCGTCGCAGCGGTCGAGGACGGCTACGAACTGCTCGTCCTCTCCGATCGAAACACGGGGCCGGATCGAGTCCCGATCCCGAGTCTGCTTGCGACCGGCGGGATCCACCACCACCTCGTTCGCGAGGGGCTGCGCACGCGCACAGGCCTCGTCGTCGAGAGCGGTCAGCCCTGTGCAGTCCATCACTTCGCCACGCTCGTCGGGTACGGTGCCGACGCCGTGACTCCCTATTTGGCCTACGAGACCATCGAGGATCTCGTCCACGAGGGGATCGTCGATGCCGACGCCGAGGAGGCGCTGGCGCAGTATCGCCACGCCATCGAGGACGGCATCCAGAAGGTCATGGCCAAGATGGGCATCTCCACGCTGGAGAGCTACAAGGGTGCCCAGATCTTCGAGGCTGTCGGCCTGGATTCGGACTTCGTTTCGGAGTACTTCCGCGGCACCGAGAACCGGACCGAAGGGATCGGCATCGAGGAACTGGAACACGACTTGCTCGAACGCCACGAGTACGGCTTCGATACCCGGATCAGCGGTTCCCTCCACCTGGAACAGGGCGGCGAGCTCAACTGGCGACGGGATGGGGAGTTCCACCAGTGGAACCCCAACACCATCGGCAAGCTTCAGGACGCGGCACAGAACGACGACTACGACGCCTACCGGGAGTTCGCCTCGATGATCAACGATCAGGAGGAACGTCTGCAGACCCTGCGGGGGCTGCTCGAGTTCGATACTGACGAGCGCGAGTCCATCCCGGTCGAGGAGGTCCAGCCGGTCGAGGAGATCACCCAGCGCTTCTTCACGGGGTCGATGTCGTTCGGATCGCTGAGCAAGGAGGCCCACGAGACGCTGGCAGCGGGCATGAACCGGGTCGGTGGGTTCGCCGGGACCGGCGAGGGCGGCGAGCAGGTCGAGCGGTTCGGCACCGAACGGGAGTGTGCTAACAAGCAGGTCGCCTCGGGCCGGTTCGGCGTGACGAGCTACTACCTCGCCAACGCCGAGATGCTCGAGATCAAGATGGCACAGGGCTCCAAGCCCGGCGAGGGCGGCCACCTCCCGGGCGAGAAGGTCAACGAGATCATCGCCGACACGCGGTCGACGACGCCGGGCGTGCCGCTGATCTCGCCGCCGCCACACCACGACATCTACTCGATCGAGGACCTCGCACAGCTGATCCACGACCTGAAGTGCTCCAACCCCGAGGCGGGCGTCCACGTCAAGCTCGTCTCCGAGGCCGGCGTCGGTATCATCGCCGCCGGCGTCTCGAAAGGCAAGGCGGACTCGGTGCTCATCTCGGGTGCCGCCGGCGGGACCGGTGCCTCTCCGAAGACGTCGATCAAGAACGCGGGCCTGCCCTGGGAACTCGGACTGGCCGAGGCCCAGCAGGTGCTCGTCGAGAACGGCCTCCGCTCGCGAATCAAGGTTCGCGTCGACGGCGGCATGAAGACCGGCCGCGACGTGCTGGTCGGCGCACTGCTCGGTGCCGAGGAGTACGGCTTCGGGACCGCACCCCTCATCACGTGCGGCTGTCTGATGCTCCGGCAGTGTCACAACAACACCTGTTCGGTCGGCGTAGCGACCCAGGACGAGGACCTGCGCGAGCGCTTCCCCGGCGACCCCGAGTACGTCGCAACTTACATGCGCCACATGGCCCAGGAGGTCCGGGAATATCTGGCCGAACTCGGCTTCGAGTCCATCGAGGAGGCCATCGGCCGAGTCGACCTGCTCGAACAGAAGGACGTCGAACACCCCAAGGCCAAGCACGTCGACCTCTCGGAGGTGCTCTGGGAGCCCGAGGGCGACGACCTGCAGAAGACGACCGAGCAGAACCACGGCCTCGAGGCGAAACTCGATCAGGACCTGCTCGAGGCGGCCGAACCGGCCATCGAGGACGGCGAGAGCGTCCACGTCGATCTCCGGGCGGGCAACGAGGACCGGACGCTGGGTGCGATGCTCTCCTCGGAGATCTCGAAGCACCACGGCGAGGACGGCCTGCCCGAGGACACCGTCTCGATCGACGTCGACGGGACCGGCGGACAGAGCTTCGGGGCCTTCCTCACGAACGGGATCACGATGCACCTTGAAGGCGATGCCAACGATTACTGCGGGAAGGGGCTCTCCGGCGGGAAACTGATCGTCGAGACGCCCGACGCCGCCAGTTACGAGGCCGACGAGAACATCCTCATCGGCAACGTCGCCCTGTACGGCGCGACCGACGGCGAGGCCTACTTCAACGGCCAGGGCGGCGAGCGCTTCGCCGTCCGCAATTCAGGCGTCAAGACCGTCGTCGAGGGCGTCGGCGACCACGGCTGTGAGTACATGACAGGCGGTATCGCCGTCGTCCTCGGCGAGACGGGCAAGAACTTCGGCGCCGGGATGTCCGGCGGCGAAGCCTACGTCCTCGACGAGAACGGCGACTTCGCCGAGAACGTCAACAAGGATATGGTCTCACT
This window of the Halapricum desulfuricans genome carries:
- the gltB gene encoding glutamate synthase large subunit; its protein translation is MDSTDREENERLYDISDQKANCGVGITLDLSGDRSHGIIEDGLDLLENLDHRGARGAEPNTGDGAGILIQKPHDFFTDEVDGLGGFDSYGVGVVFLPRDASSEQLRTLIEDTADQEGFEVVAWRSVPTDNTSLGETAVATEPDVEQFFVEPQADLEPEEIDSGLYVLRRVIENRVEAEQPVGSDRFYVCSLDRRKVVYKGLLTNAQVRAYYPDLSDERVVSRLAFVHSRFSTNTLGAWELAHPYRNIIHNGEINTLRGNLNWMQARESELESPEFESAEPRSANASGDEPRAIDKLKPITDEDQSDTAVVDNVLELLVESGRSMPHALRMLVPEAWEQNERLDQDRKEWYRYHSTINEPWDGPALIAYTDGFRVGAVLDRNGLRPCRYVVTGDDRLVMASETGALAVEEDNVVHKDRLQPGQLFYADPEEGGVVSDEEIFDRLTDEKYGRWLEANEVRFEDLDGGPESTPTYVDGDVTAYQRAFGYTLDHVEHLVEPMAEDGKDPVGAMGNDTPLSVLSSRNKTLFTYFKQLFAQVSNPPIDYIREETVTSLEQHVGHQRNLLGETPAHCRQLYLESPVLTREQQAKVADIDENGIEAKTIDVTYEKGKDLETAVDEIREEAVAAVEDGYELLVLSDRNTGPDRVPIPSLLATGGIHHHLVREGLRTRTGLVVESGQPCAVHHFATLVGYGADAVTPYLAYETIEDLVHEGIVDADAEEALAQYRHAIEDGIQKVMAKMGISTLESYKGAQIFEAVGLDSDFVSEYFRGTENRTEGIGIEELEHDLLERHEYGFDTRISGSLHLEQGGELNWRRDGEFHQWNPNTIGKLQDAAQNDDYDAYREFASMINDQEERLQTLRGLLEFDTDERESIPVEEVQPVEEITQRFFTGSMSFGSLSKEAHETLAAGMNRVGGFAGTGEGGEQVERFGTERECANKQVASGRFGVTSYYLANAEMLEIKMAQGSKPGEGGHLPGEKVNEIIADTRSTTPGVPLISPPPHHDIYSIEDLAQLIHDLKCSNPEAGVHVKLVSEAGVGIIAAGVSKGKADSVLISGAAGGTGASPKTSIKNAGLPWELGLAEAQQVLVENGLRSRIKVRVDGGMKTGRDVLVGALLGAEEYGFGTAPLITCGCLMLRQCHNNTCSVGVATQDEDLRERFPGDPEYVATYMRHMAQEVREYLAELGFESIEEAIGRVDLLEQKDVEHPKAKHVDLSEVLWEPEGDDLQKTTEQNHGLEAKLDQDLLEAAEPAIEDGESVHVDLRAGNEDRTLGAMLSSEISKHHGEDGLPEDTVSIDVDGTGGQSFGAFLTNGITMHLEGDANDYCGKGLSGGKLIVETPDAASYEADENILIGNVALYGATDGEAYFNGQGGERFAVRNSGVKTVVEGVGDHGCEYMTGGIAVVLGETGKNFGAGMSGGEAYVLDENGDFAENVNKDMVSLEPIEDERDVQMIKRMIENHVRYTGSEKGQEILEDFEEYLETFVKVMPDAYAEVVEEHLEAGEDIRVSPPAPTTAASPTEGDD
- a CDS encoding DUF447 domain-containing protein, which produces MSGDSAAWPVDLRGVTESIVTTRGPNDRWNVAALGVHAGDPVTARTWGATRTRRNFKERGRGYVQFAPDPVAFAEAALTVREERDPILPSADAWVEVEPERRASGTDGGTEWVDWALHPVESRIEHRGVRTTNRGYYAVIEATVAASRLGVDAYDQDRLRQRLDYFEGVVETCGGEPENEAFEVVRANAEW
- a CDS encoding GNAT family N-acetyltransferase, with translation MEVTIRDAEPEDASSLDVLRAQALKMTFEDEYDRQTVGDLVATVDEELPNWIDDDRYLVAVAETEVTPVSYAVFDRKNGTILSIVTSPDYEREGFGSAILAHVETAANEHGHESLSAVAPRSALAFFEACGFETAGTAEWHGLPGVRLEKSI
- a CDS encoding PHP domain-containing protein: MLSVELHVHSSLSYDGRDPVDDILVRAREASLDALAITDHDEFDASLEAVEKASEYGLVGIPGMEVTSAAGHVLALGISEAIPKGLPFTETLDRIHEQGGIAVVPHPFQESRSGVMAEISRVDLARADAIEVYNSRLLTGYANRQARRFALEHGIPMTAGSDAHIAEMVGRATTDVDTDERSVEAILSAIADGRTSIEGRRTPWHISFKQAAGGAKRRLRARLSTLFE
- a CDS encoding ABC transporter permease, with product MSLRALLRKELRWSKHNVAALVVLLLILPATAGYASVTFQHVIPQEAPVAVVPADETTDDGSLELVDAAAVTFAQPVRYDSKAPAMDALHREQVYAVITVPPGVLNDSRESQLTLTVEGSMVLFEHPSNAMVNILNYRLQSSTSTSITVQREVVGESRSLSEYLIPILLVATLTLFAFTYVPYNLASESRAIRRIRTDSSLESVVTAKLLYFTLLMLLPIVTFGFVTWALGYAITPISAGIVVALLLSFLSMAAVAMAIMFVTRFGTTGRFLSVTVLFGLVAFGGLIYPAGFFSPVRKEIVRSIPLHYTTIIVRSEMLKDVPLRLYADYFALLGATALASLVVLEAAIVFYRRGD
- a CDS encoding triphosphoribosyl-dephospho-CoA synthase, which encodes MRSIAQNAELALLLEVAGTPKPGNVDREREYADLRFEHFLAGAVGARSGLKLAADPDGPPIGEAFERAVAGMSDQRGGNTQFGALLLLTPLARAAGRGNLSPSGVRAVVESTTVTDAAGFYRAFEHVAVAVDDPPADMDDLDVRRGSDAVPTLHARGLTLGGVMERSADRDGVAREWTEGFPRSFGAAERLQERDGSVADRAARVFLELLADEPDTFVAINHDEATAERVSERARAVLTGEEDADALAEELIEREINPGTTADIVAAGLFVALEEGLEI
- a CDS encoding asparagine synthase C-terminal domain-containing protein, translating into MTLHGVSPSVVRAAIQRGDPLPGTRGFAGEVDGLLVRDVLGRYPLFVDDEAWAFDPTELDDPRSFPAGHVRSREGLERWGSLPEPALAEPSDGVEAVRSALERAFSTIDTDGLAIAFSGGLDSALLAAVFDVPLYVVGFPDSHDIEAARRGADLLDADLTVVEATHADLERAVPEIVAATGRTNAMDVQIALPLYLVAERVAADGFDRLALGQGADELFGGYAKVAKAPEDPRVESDTVRGATREVIETLPDQLERDVLTVRAAGVEPVAPLLHDAVVEAALGLPGELLVEGETRKVALREAAWRWLPEELATREKKAVQYGSLVARELDRLARQAGFKRRMDDHVTQYVESLSR
- a CDS encoding 30S ribosomal protein S17e, with product MAIKPAYVKKTATILMEKYPDAFGSDFEHNKELVAELTNIESKGVRNRIAGYVTRKQNRPVEA
- the cofD gene encoding 2-phospho-L-lactate transferase, yielding MVTFLSGGTGTPKLLAGADAVFDPRETTVVANTGDDIELGGHLVCPDVDTVLFLDGGELDRETWWGIEGDTAETHERLHALADAAGLEGGPRYLSDERQTAGREIARWRRFSAVAEFMHIGDRDRAIHLTRTGLLDEGHSLTEATAALAEALGVERPILPMSDDPVASLVHTPDGVQHFQEWWVARDGEPPVETVEFRGADEATPTDAVLEALEAPVVIGPSNPVTSIGPMLAMDEFRDALASTPVVAVSPFVEDRVFSGPAGKLMAATGRDPSTAGTAETYPFVDAFVLDSDDGTDLDRPVVRTDTAMDTEADAERVARAVERALSDLAGVSL
- a CDS encoding ABC transporter ATP-binding protein translates to MTDRFRVENLTKDYGPVVAVDGVDLSIEPGVVHCLAGPNGSGKSTLLGVLLGLVRPTEGTVVRPASDRVGASFQEPAFYDDLTVRENLDVFRALAGDPAFEWVQEVIGVFNLSRVLHRRAAELSGGYSKQLDLALALLNEPDFLLLDEPLADLDDVTRESLVAFLERYAAEGNAVVVSSHRIDAFAPVLDRLTVMYEGEIVLDGQREEIDGTETIRRVYREAIAENDKER